In the genome of Acidimicrobiales bacterium, the window GCCCTGCTGGCCGGCTTGGTCGGCGCCGTCATCGGCCCGTTCGCCCTGCGCCTCCGCGGCCAGTACCTCGGCATCGTCACGCTCGGGCTCGTCTTCGTCGGCCTGCACGTGTTCGAGAACTGGAACTCGGTGACCGGCGGCAACACCGGCACGACGTCGGCGGCGCCGGTCGACGTCGGCGTGGCCGACTTCTCCGCCCTCGAGCTCGGCGGGCAGGCGTTCACCAAGGAGCAGAGCTGGTTCTGGTTCGTGTGGGCGCTCGTCGGCCTCGTCGCCCTGCTGGCGAAGAACATCGTCCGCAGCCGGCCGGGCCGGGCCATGCAGGCCGTGCGGGACCGCGACCTCGCGGCCGAGGTCGTCGGCGTCAGCCTGGCGAGGACGAAGGTCGGCGCGTTCGCCGTGTCGAGCGCGCTGGCCGGCATGGCCGGGGCGCTGTTCGCCAGCTTCCAGGAGGCGGTGAACCCCGAGAACTTCACCCTGCTGGTGTCGATCCAGTACATCGCCGTCGTCATCGTCGGCGGGGTCGGCACCGTGTTCGGCTCGATCCTCGGCGCCCTCCTCGTCGGCCCCGTGCAG includes:
- a CDS encoding branched-chain amino acid ABC transporter permease, encoding MANPSPYLVTSYERDLRLFPTLASKIGLGLLVLVWLALPFNLTDYQLLVLVFAGIAAIGGIGLNLLTGYTGQVSLGHAFFLGVGAYTAAYLGARHDLPLVVWLPAAALLAGLVGAVIGPFALRLRGQYLGIVTLGLVFVGLHVFENWNSVTGGNTGTTSAAPVDVGVADFSALELGGQAFTKEQSWFWFVWALVGLVALLAKNIVRSRPGRAMQAVRDRDLAAEVVGVSLARTKVGAFAVSSALAGMAGALFASFQEAVNPENFTLLVSIQYIAVVIVGGVGTVFGSILGALLVGPVQRIVETVSRSQDLPFVSGDAGGAEGVIAVASLNRMIFGALIIVFLIFEPRGLAAIWLRAKAYFKTWPFSY